TGACAGTCTCTGCAAGCGTGTTCAAGTTATTTACTGGCTGTCATGGGGCCTATACTACTTCATATATCGAtgtgaattttttcaggaGGTGCAAACATCAGGAACCCTCGCGACAGGTTCCAAAAGATATTATTGCAGATATAGGGCTACAACCCTAGTACTCACTATTGATTTCGAGAAGCGTCAAATGGCTAAGATCAAAGTGCGGAAAGTGTGCCCATGCGTACCGGTATGCAAATATGTGTGCAGAGTCTGAGATCATGGTCAAAAAGGAGCTCAGAACGCAGGTGGAGATCAACGCATAAAGTTATAAGTAGGtgaaaagataaaaagaaAGGTCGATAATGCGTGTAGAGTCCTCTTGGCTTTCCAAACAAGAATGAAATGTGCCGAGGTAGGTTCATAAACGAACTCCCCTGTTCTAAAAGTAATTATGACACTTGCGACATAGAGCTTCAAACCTTGAGGTAAAATGGATTATGCAGGGTGCAATGCAGCCCAGATGCAACGTGAGAACAGGCATTGCGTGAACAGAGGTGGTAGTAGCAGCGCCCTACTAGTGCGCCCTATACCTATAAGACCTCGTATTGTTCGTGGTGTATGATTTTCCCTTATCGTGGAAAATCTTACCAAATACTATGATGGAAAAACCCAATATTTGAGTTTTGCACCTACTTTTCGTAGCATACACCGTTCAATAGTTGTGCTGCGTAATACTTTACAGGTCTTGAGAGCTAATTGACCAGTACTTAGACTTTGCAGCTCAATGTAATCCctgataaattcaattgaacatttttcaacgaTGTGCTTGCCTGCCGGTCTGCGTGACTATTCGCATGCTTTCACCAATCAGAGACCCACTTGAAAATATCTCCTTAGAGCTACTTACACCCTTCTCTGGGTTATAAAAAGCTTACGTCGTTTGCAATAATTCAATAAGTTGTGCAATAGAGtcttgattttgaaccGCATAATTCTCTGATTCACAAAAATGAGTGAGCATCATGACAGCAGTTCATTTAATGAGGCAGCTGATAGCACCGATAAGAGGGGCGTTAGCAACATACTAGTGGACGAAAAGGTGAGAAATGATTCCTCAAAAGACTTTGAGCTGAGAGATAAGCTGAGGGTGACAAAGTCTCTGGTAATTCGCAAATCGGAGCTGATGGCAAAGCAATACGATAGTTGGTATTTGCGAGGTGTGTTTCTCTTTTCAGTGTTCATATGTTCTTTTGCCTATGGGCTGGACAGCAGCATTAGGAGCGTGTATATGACGTATGCTATGAACTCTTACTCGACGCACTCCCTGATATCTACGGTCAGTGTAATtactttgatgatttcagCGGTTGCGCAGGTGTTTTTCGCGGGGTTGTCAGATGTCTTTGGAAGATTGAGCCTATTCCTTGTCTCTATTGTTCTATACATTGTAGGGACAGTTATACAATCTCAGGCGTACGATGTGCAGAGATATGCTGCGGGATGCGTTTTCTATTATGTGGGACTTGTTGGGAGTATGCTTCAAGTGGTTCTCATTTTATCAGATAATTCATCGTTGAAATGGAGGTTACTTTACACATTGATACCATCCATGCCTGCTATTATCACAACATGGGTTTCTGGTACCGTCGTCACGGCTGCAAATCCCTTGGAAAACTGGTCATGGAATATTGCTATGTGGGCCttcatttttcctttgtgCTGTCTTCCACTGATCGGCTGCATGATTCACATGAGATTAAAGGTCAGAAATGATCCGGAGTGGAAAGCTttattgaatgaaaaatcgtATTATCAATCTCATGGTTTGGTACAGACACTGGTGCAGTTATTCTGGAAACTGGACATTATTGGAGTCCTGCTTCTGGTCGCAAGCGTAGGTTGTATCCTCGTCCCTCTAACTCTTGCAGGTGGTGTGTCAACTAGATGGAGAAATGCAAAAATTATAGCCCCATTTGTGCTGGGCTTCTTGTTgcttccttttttcatatattgGGAAAACAAACTTGCATTGGTTCCCTTTGCACCATTCAAACTGTTGAGAGATCGCGGAGTCTGGGCTCCATTGGCTATTATGTTTTTCATCTGCTTCGTCTACCAGATGGCTGCGGGATATCTGTATTCCATCCTATTGGTAGCTATTGATGAGAGTACTACTTCAGCTACAAGAATTATGAACTTGTACTCTTTTGTGGCCGCGGTTATTGCGCCATTTTTGGGCTTTTTTGCTGCCAAATCTGCAAGATTGAAGCCCTACATTATTTTTGGAGGCGCACTGTATTTTGTTACAATGGCACTATTTTATGAGTACAGATCAGGTGTAGACTCTGGTAGGGGTATTATTGGTGGAATGGTAGTTTGGGGTATTGGTAGCTGTTTATTCGATTATCCAACAATTGTCTCCATTCAATCAGTAACCTCGCATGAAAACATGGCTACTGTTACCGCCTTAACTTATACTACCTTCAGATTAGGTGGTGCAGTTGCAGCCGCGATCTCGGGTGCTATCTGGACACAATCTTTATACCCAAAGTTGTTGCAGAACATAGAAGATCCAGGTTTGGCCGCTGCAGCTTATGGTTCGCCGTTGACTTTTATTCTTGACTATCCCTGGGGTACTCCTGTAAGGACTGCTATGTAGAAGCCTACAGACAAGTCCAAAAATATGAACTTATTGTAGCATTGGTTTTCACAGCACCTATGTTCCTCTTGACATTCTGTGTTAGAGATCCTAAATTAACTGAAGACGTTGCTCAGAAGTTAGATGAAGGAGAATACGTACAAACTGCCGAAGACGATCCTATTAACGACTGGTTCAGTAAACgcttttcaaagttaaGAGGAAGATCTTGAGTTCTTAAATGTTTTCATAAGCATTAAACTGCGATCATGGAGGTGTGCACGAGACATTTTCTACGGAAGCTTCTCATTAGTAGTCTTTTTTAAATAGCTTATTTGGTGATAATAACATAAacagaaagagaaattatAAACGAGCACGTTGCAAGGCAACGATGTTCGATGACAACTTTTTTAGGGCTTTTATGTTCTATTAAGTCGAGGAGAAATATCAAGCCTATCTgcaaaacatttttttatgtttagGTAATgacttgttttttttaaaatcatCAGATGCAGCTCGTAAAAAATGGTGGGTTGGGAAAAAACCAGGAGGCAGTGGGTATAAAAGTAAACAGTACCTTAACTCAAAATTACTTCTATCTTTGAATACTTCATCGCACAGAACAAACTATGCGCACACTACCAGTATCATTTGAATGAGTAACACATATATACTATGAAAACTAAATATATTACAGTAAGAATTGTTATAGACACCGGTAGAGATACTATATTCAAAGTATTATTTGATTTATACTTTGTTTTATTCgtatttgattttgtatTATCAGGAAAGTTGGACAAAGTCATCTTGAGCCACCATTCGTGATAATGGGACAAATTGCAACATTTATTTTCAGGTTGTAATCAAAACTCTGTATTTAACAAACACTTGACTGGCCTTACGCTGAAGTAGGTACTGGTCTCTCCTTTGGTACCACTATTAGACCTTTCTGTTCCTTAATTCTGCACTGAACTAATTTAAGAAGCTCGTAGATGACAGATAGAGCAGGAGTGGATACTCCATTTTTCTTCGCAATTCTCAGAGGATTGCCAATTATGACCTCAATTTCCAGGTAGTTGCCTTTTTCTACATCGACCTGCATAGATGGCTTATAATAATTAGGATCATCAGATCTAATCATAAATTCAATCACATCTTCAGGTAGATCGACACCATCTGACTTTGCAATGGCTAAAATCTCATTCATTAGTTGTTCTATTAGACCACCGTCACCGCCAAATAACTCTATGCGGCCCACATCCAAGTCTACCAAAGCAGATACTGGATTTATGCATGAATTGTATACCAGTTTTCTCCATCTTGAGAATTTGACATCCTCATCAAATGTACACTCAATTTTGTCATTGTCGTAGATGTCGATGAACTTTTTGCACACCGCATCctgtttttcttttggcaGAGTAGGATTGTAGAAAACACCAATCTTCACGAAATCAGACACTTCGTGACTTATTTGAGCTCCTCTATTAGCAGAGCCGATCATACTCACGCCGCTCAGTATAGTATGTCCCGGAAACTTTTGCTTGAAACCCGTTTCAATTCCGATACCATTCTGAATCAGTACAACAGTACTCTCCTCAGTCACAGCGGGTGCAATTATCTCAACCATATTTGTCACGTCCGGAACACATTTGGTAACTAGAACCACATACTCGAAGGGCCCATGATTTTCGCAAGCATCACTCACACTTTTAGCTATGTTTGTGGTTCTAAAACACTCAATATGACCATAATCGCATGAGTCGATAGTGAAACCATCTTTTACCACTTTATCATAATCGGAACGCAAAACCGAGGTGACCTCTGCTTTTCCAGAGTACTCTAGCGCATACGCCACCATCGTTCCGACACCTCCTGAGCCGACTAGTAATACTTTGCTTCTAGATGCCATTGCGTTTGGTTGTGCTATTCACTCAATTATCTGGCCAAGGTTGTCGAATGGATACAATATATAGTTAATATAAGTGGACGCTTACAGCAGCTGTAATGGCAATTTATAGCGGTCTCGAATAAACACTTTTAACGGCACATCAAAGTGCTGATAGTTGAAGTCTTTTCTTATCGCCTCATATTGCTTCGCTCCTATAAGAGCGATCTCAACAGGGTTGCCTagaaagaatttcaagaaacaaattttccttttaaGTTTATTCAAGTGCTGCTTCTGCATCATGCGAGATCCCGGAGAAATAACCAAGGACATagataaataaaaaaggtATCAAGGCGATGATGACCTAAAAGTGCTAAACACGCTTCAAGCAACTTACAGCGATCCTCTGTTCCTCCACGAAGCACTGGCTCTATACGGATTGGCATCTTGCGAACTGCTTGGAATTTTGagcagagaaaaaagactCTTATCAGTCAAAGTAATTTTAAAAGGCATCAACAACTGCTTCTTTTGCGGTCGCAAGATTTAGACCTCCACATTCTGCACGCCGTGGGCAATTCGGTTTCCGCTAGGGTCATAAAATAGTAGCAGAATATGTGTTGCCCCCTTCCATCACGCCATTGAGGTATTCACGCAAATCGCTTGTATGAGACCTTTCCTCAAGTTTTTCTCGATGGCCAAAATTTGCTGAGTTTACATTCAAAATAACGTTTAACTTgctgctttcttttccCATGTGCCTCTCAATTTGATCTCTGGGGTAAATCATTTTATGgacattgatgattctGGCTACTTAAACAAGCAAATTATTTATAATAGCCAGATGCAGTAGTAGCCTCCTATATGCTATCCTTCAACAGACAGCAAATTGAAATGCTCGATCTGTCTATTTCGCAATAGCCAAAATTCTCatgatttgaaattcgACCGAAAGATTGGAATGACGTTTGTCTGAATTCGCCCTATTCTAAGAAGAGCTCCAATCCTTATTTAGTGGTAGCGCATCGAAATAGCGGCAAGTAGTCATGTATTAAGCAATGAGGGAAATTACtgatatttgaagaataaGTATTTTTCGGAGTTGTAGATAATAACTTGGTGAGACATTGATGACAATATAGTGATGTTCAGTTATGGAGATATATCAGTCCTCAATCTCCTATATCATAAAGTTGAAATAAATGGAGTGAATTTGGATTGAATATCTGGAAGAGATGTCAGCATTTTTACCTGGCATTCTGCATCTATTGAACaataagagaggacgacgagcGAAGAAgttttatcttcatcacaCCATTCCCAATCCCATAGAATATATTGTCTAACTCTTATTTCTTATTCCATGCCATggactccttcgtagtcagatgCCTGAATCGCAAACATCTCGCAATATATTACCAGCCGATTTATCTCCAGGATCGATTGGTAGTCTGTTAGagcttcatctgacttcatTCCTTTTGTCGTATCGTTACCTATAGTCTTTTTTCTCGCCGTTCTAAGTCctctctttaatatatattatttctctcacaatatcgatctatatttcaactaTGATGCTATTgcctttcaaatttttatcattttaGTAATGTTCAAGAGAAAACAATGATTGTTGAGATACTGgaagatatcaaatattGGGTTTTGTCGCTTGAATCGGCAACAAGGAAATATGCTATCATCGTTGCCATTGCGTGTCCTTTGGAAATGGAAACAGGGCCCTTTAGAGCTGCGCTGGATTCATTACGGTAGACCGCGAATATCCCGGCTGGTTGGTACTTTATAGTGGTTTGCGGTCTCTTGATTCGTGTCCACGCAAGCTCTAGTACTAATGTATGTCTAAATCAAAGCTCAAAAGGTACTACTCACAAATTCGGTTTCCCTTTTCGTGGATCGTTCCTGTCATGTCTTTCAAGCTAGTACGAGATGCCTCCACTTGAAATAGTATGATTTCATATGTTCCTCAGACCGCGCACTTCTTGCCGATTCACATGACGTATTTCACTAGCGCTCTGACTTATTACAAGATTTCATCATCGCAGAATGGGATGGCAAATGCACCATCAAACAAACGAAATTGGACTGCAAATTTTCGGCAGAggtttttttatttataaGTGTCATAACCATATGCTATatctatattttttatattttaatacctttcttttctcccTTTGTCAGCTAGGGGAATCAGCGAATAATATAGAAGTCCGTCTTGTACCTTAAAAGATCCATGTATAGCTTTACGCGTGGGCAATCATTCAAATGTAGGAAATGAGCCCCAATCCGGAACAACATATCTTCTAGAACCTAGTCTAGCAGGAATcccattcaatttttcaatatcttcttccGCCAGCTGAAATATTTTAAAGTTCGAAACAATTCGCTTTTGGGAGACGGATTTCGGTAACACGCAGTAACCACGGGAAACGCCccaattgatcaaaatctGAGCAGGCTCAGCATCATATTTCTGggcaattttttcaacttcagGATCATCGAGCATAATAGAGCTCGAAGAACCCAATGGAGAGTAAGCTTGAACTACGATTCCTTTTTTTACGCAGTAGTCAACCAACTCGGTTTGGGGTAACTGTGGGtgaatttcaatttgattgGCTGCGGGAACCACTGTAACGCCATCACTACAAAACAGCTTTTCCAAGTTACTGATGGAAAAATTAGACACACCTATCGCTTTCACCTTACCagttttcaataaatcttgCATCAATTTCCAGGTTTCAACAAAATCCCAATCCGGGTCAATATCACGTTCACCATTCAATTTCGTCGGAATAGTTAATACATTGCCATCTGTGACAAGGtccattttcaaagcaACGGGCCAATGCATCAAG
The genomic region above belongs to Zygotorulaspora mrakii chromosome 8, complete sequence and contains:
- a CDS encoding ARN family MFS transporter (possible pseudogene; frameshift near 3' end compared to other species) encodes the protein MSEHHDSSSFNEAADSTDKRGVSNILVDEKVRNDSSKDFELRDKLRVTKSLVIRKSELMAKQYDSWYLRGVFLFSVFICSFAYGLDSSIRSVYMTYAMNSYSTHSLISTVSVITLMISAVAQVFFAGLSDVFGRLSLFLVSIVLYIVGTVIQSQAYDVQRYAAGCVFYYVGLVGSMLQVVLILSDNSSLKWRLLYTLIPSMPAIITTWVSGTVVTAANPLENWSWNIAMWAFIFPLCCLPLIGCMIHMRLKVRNDPEWKALLNEKSYYQSHGLVQTLVQLFWKLDIIGVLLLVASVGCILVPLTLAGGVSTRWRNAKIIAPFVLGFLLLPFFIYWENKLALVPFAPFKLLRDRGVWAPLAIMFFICFVYQMAAGYLYSILLVAIDESTTSATRIMNLYSFVAAVIAPFLGFFAAKSARLKPYIIFGGALYFVTMALFYEYRSGVDSGRGIIGGMVVWGIGSCLFDYPTIVSIQSVTSHENMATVTALTYTTFRLGGAVAAAISGAIWTQSLYPKLLQNIEDPGLAAAAYGSPLTFILDYPWGTPVRTAM
- a CDS encoding ketopantoate reductase family protein — protein: MASRSKVLLVGSGGVGTMVAYALEYSGKAEVTSVLRSDYDKVVKDGFTIDSCDYGHIECFRTTNIAKSVSDACENHGPFEYVVLVTKCVPDVTNMVEIIAPAVTEESTVVLIQNGIGIETGFKQKFPGHTILSGVSMIGSANRGAQISHEVSDFVKIGVFYNPTLPKEKQDAVCKKFIDIYDNDKIECTFDEDVKFSRWRKLVYNSCINPVSALVDLDVGRIELFGGDGGLIEQLMNEILAIAKSDGVDLPEDVIEFMIRSDDPNYYKPSMQVDVEKGNYLEIEVIIGNPLRIAKKNGVSTPALSVIYELLKLVQCRIKEQKGLIVVPKERPVPTSA